CTCAGGCTACGCCGGGCCGGGCGCGCCTGACGCGGCAGCGAGCAGGCTTTCGACACGGTCCGGTTCTGCGAAGACGAGCTTGACGGGCACCACGACGATCCGATCGATCTCCGTCTCCGGCCAGAGCGCCGCGAGCTTGGTCCAGTCCTTTTCCGTGGTGGCGATCAGCGCGTCGCGCCTTTTCGCCTCGGTCGTGACTTGGGCGATATCGCCTTCCGTATAGGCATGGTGATCGCCAAAGGAGCGCTCGGCGACAATGAGGGCGCCGGCTTCCCGCAGCGTGACGGCGAACTTCTCCGGCCGGCCGATTCCCGAAAGCGCCAGGACGTCTCGCCCCCTCAGCCGCTCGGTCGCTGTGCCCAGCGGTTCCAGCCGGGCAGCAATAACTGGCCGGCCGTGGGACCGGGCGGCGGCCGCAACCTGCCGGCCGGCCTCGCCCTCGCCGATGACGATCACGGCGTCGGCCTCATCGATCTGATCCGCGAGCGGCGCCCGCAGTGGACCGGCCGGCAGGCAGAGCCCGTTGCCGGCGCCTGAAAGCCCATCGACCACCGCCAGCCTGAGGCGCTTCGTGAGCGAGGGGTTCTGCAAGCCGTCGTCCATGACGATCACGCTGGCGCCGAGCCCATGGGCCAGCCGCGCGCCGGCAACCCGATCGCGGGCGATGACGGTGCGGGCATGGCGCGCCATCAGCATCGGCTCGTCGCCGACATCGGCGGCGGCATGATGGTCGGGATCGACCTCGACGGGGCCAGCCAGCCGGCCGCCATAGCCGCGCATCAGCACGAACGGCGTCTCGCCGCGCCGGTTCAGCAGCTCCGCGATGGCGATCGTCGTCGGCGTCTTGCCAGCGCCGCCGGCGACGAAGTTGCCGACGCAGATGATCGGGATCGGGAGATCGGCGCCGGTCCGTCGCATGCGCCGCAGCGTGATCGCGCCATAAAGCCAACCGAGCGGCCAGAGCAGCCAGGCGGGGAGCGTCGGCTTCGGCAGCCACCAGAAGCGTGGCGCGCTGAGCATCAGGAGGTGGGGTCGCGCTGCCCGAGCGCCACGCGCATCAGCAGCGGCTCGATGGCATGGAGCGTGCGGTTGAGCGCGCCGCCGAGCTGAGTCGCCGTCTGCGCCGCCGCCCGCGCTGCCTGCCGCGCGCTTGCCGGGTCGCTCAGCCAGCGATGCACGGCACCCGCCAGGGCCTGCGCATCGGCGACGGAGCGCGAGCCGCCATCCTGGTCGAAGGCCCCGAAGATCTCGGCATTGTTGTGGACGTAGGGGCCGTGCAGCAGCGCGCAGCCGAGCTTGGCCGGCTCGATCGGGTTGTGCCCGCCGATGCCTTCGACCAGCGAGCCGCCGAGGAAGGCGACCTGCGACAGCCGGTAGAACAGCCCGAGTTCGTTGACGGTGTCGGCGACATAGAGCTCGACATCGCGCTCCGGGTTCTCACCGGTGGCCCGGCGCGACATGGCGACGCCGTTGGCCTGCGCCAGCGCCTCGATATCGGGGCCGCGCTGCGGATGGCGCGGCGCGATGATGGTCAGGAGCT
Above is a genomic segment from Bosea sp. NBC_00550 containing:
- the lpxK gene encoding tetraacyldisaccharide 4'-kinase, with protein sequence MLSAPRFWWLPKPTLPAWLLWPLGWLYGAITLRRMRRTGADLPIPIICVGNFVAGGAGKTPTTIAIAELLNRRGETPFVLMRGYGGRLAGPVEVDPDHHAAADVGDEPMLMARHARTVIARDRVAGARLAHGLGASVIVMDDGLQNPSLTKRLRLAVVDGLSGAGNGLCLPAGPLRAPLADQIDEADAVIVIGEGEAGRQVAAAARSHGRPVIAARLEPLGTATERLRGRDVLALSGIGRPEKFAVTLREAGALIVAERSFGDHHAYTEGDIAQVTTEAKRRDALIATTEKDWTKLAALWPETEIDRIVVVPVKLVFAEPDRVESLLAAASGAPGPA